The Arsenophonus apicola genome includes a window with the following:
- a CDS encoding recombinase family protein — translation MYIHGYLRASTKEQDALRAKNRMKAFVEEKGFRMASWYTENVSGASLQRPELLRLLDDAASGDIILIEQVDRLSRLDEKGWEKLKRLIQEKDLIVVSLDLPTSHIALTSNVGDEFTFVMLKAINGMMLDMLAAIARKDYLDRRRRQQEGIAKAKAVGKFRGRQADHQLHEKIIELRVNNRQSIRDTARLCGVSERTVIRIVKQKTFS, via the coding sequence ATGTACATTCATGGTTATCTCCGCGCATCAACAAAAGAACAGGACGCTCTCCGAGCTAAAAATAGGATGAAAGCTTTCGTTGAAGAAAAAGGGTTTCGCATGGCCAGTTGGTACACTGAAAATGTATCTGGGGCCTCACTCCAACGACCAGAACTTTTACGTTTGCTTGATGATGCAGCATCTGGTGACATTATTCTCATTGAACAGGTTGATCGTCTTTCACGCCTAGATGAAAAGGGTTGGGAAAAATTAAAACGTCTTATCCAGGAAAAAGACCTTATTGTTGTTAGTTTGGATCTTCCAACAAGCCATATAGCTCTGACGTCAAATGTTGGCGATGAGTTTACCTTTGTTATGCTTAAAGCTATTAACGGGATGATGTTAGACATGCTGGCTGCTATCGCTAGAAAAGATTATCTGGATCGTCGCCGCCGACAACAGGAAGGTATAGCAAAAGCTAAGGCGGTAGGTAAATTCAGGGGGCGTCAGGCTGACCATCAATTGCATGAAAAAATCATTGAACTTCGAGTAAATAATAGGCAGAGCATCCGAGATACTGCGAGGTTATGTGGTGTTTCTGAACGAACGGTTATACGCATTGTTAAACAGAAAACATTTTCTTAA